Proteins from one Amycolatopsis endophytica genomic window:
- a CDS encoding SSI family serine proteinase inhibitor — MPLSALLPAAASVLALAAPPAHPPAASLALALQDSTGRVSTVTLDCHPAGGDHPGKAKACAALTTVDGDFDRLPAEATVCPMIYSPTTATAQGHWRGKPVVYTHTFGNKCAAAAESAGVFEF; from the coding sequence ATGCCACTTTCCGCCCTCCTTCCCGCCGCGGCGTCGGTACTGGCCCTGGCCGCGCCCCCGGCACACCCGCCCGCCGCGAGCCTGGCGCTGGCGCTCCAGGACAGCACGGGCCGGGTCAGCACCGTGACCCTGGACTGCCATCCGGCAGGCGGCGACCATCCCGGCAAGGCGAAGGCCTGCGCCGCACTGACCACTGTGGACGGCGATTTCGACCGCCTGCCCGCCGAGGCCACGGTGTGCCCGATGATCTACAGCCCGACCACGGCCACCGCCCAGGGCCACTGGCGCGGCAAGCCGGTGGTCTACACCCACACCTTCGGCAACAAGTGCGCGGCGGCCGCCGAGTCCGCCGGGGTCTTCGAATTCTGA